Genomic segment of Luteolibacter arcticus:
GCGCCCTTGGCCTCGATCCGGCACGCGTCGGCATCAAGGCGACCACCAACGAGACCATGGGCTTCGTCGGCCGCCGCGAAGGCATCGCCGCGATGGCAGTGGCCCAGGTAAAATAAGGAGCAGCGACATTTCTGTCGCTGGCACATGAAGTTACGCGAGGCATACCACGGGGATTCTTCGAGTCGAAAACGGCCCTAGGAAACAGCAGTTGCACCACCCTTCCTTTCCTCGAAAATAGTCACCCAGTCACCTCCGCCAAGCGCTCGATCTCCTCCGCCACCTCCGCCGCGTTCGCTTTGAGCAGCCGGCTTTCCTGCGGGGTCAGCGACCGCGGCTCGGTGTCCATCAGACAAAGCGCGCCGATCGTCTGCCCGTTGGCCATGCGGATCGGCGCACCCGCATAGAAGCGGATGTGGTGCTCGACCACCATTGGGTTCTTCGCGAAACGGCGGTCGCGCTTTAGATCCTTGATCACCACCAGCCCATCCGCGGCGATCACATGCCCACAAATCGAAAGATCGCGCGGCGTGCCCCCTTCTTCCACTAGCTGCTCCGGCAACCCGCTGTGGGACTTGAACCACTGCCGGTCGCGATCCACCAGCGTGATCGCGGTCATCGGCACGTCGAAGACCCGCGCCAGCTTGGCGGTCACATGATCGAGCACGGGTTCTCGCTCTGTATTGACCAGACCGAGGCGATCCAAGGTGATCAACCGCTCGTCCTCATCTTCGGGAAGCGAAGCCGGCACGGTTTCCTTCGCCAGGGTGGACGAGACGCGCCCCGCATATTCGATCAACTCGGCGATCTCCGTGAAGACCTCGTCCGCGCCGGCTTCCCTCAGTGCACTCGCCTCGCTCTCGGACATCTCGTCCTCCTTTCCCCACAGACCCACGGCCAGCTTCACGTCCGGGAAGGCGTTCCGCACCTTGCGGCACAGCGTGCGCGCATGGCCGGATGCTGAAGGTGCAACAACCGACACGCACACCAGATCCGGCTGACTGCGCTTCAGGGCCTCGATCAATTCGCTAACCACGCGCCGCGCGGGCAACTGCTCCGCTTCGAAGCCCTCCTGCCGCAGCACATGCACCAGCATGCTGCCCGCCATCTCATCCCGCTCGGCACGCGCCGCCAGACAGCAGACGTGGCATTCCACTGCAGGCGGCTGCTCCCCTTCCGCTCCAAGCGCCGGCCGCTCGGCCAGTTCCTCCACCAGGTCGCCCATCGCATGGATGATCTGGTCGCGTTGCTCCCGGTCGATCGATGCCATCTGGTGGTCGCGTTCCGCGGCAATCATCACCGGGATCAGCACCGTGTCATAGAGTTCCACCAGCGGCTTGGTCTTGAGGAAGGAATCCGCTAGTTCAATCTCGTCGTGTTCACCGCGCCGCAGCAGCCGCTGGTAACAATCGTCCGCCGGCGTGAGCGCCTCCTCTTCCCCCAGCATCACGCTGAAAAAGGAAAGCTGCGGGATATGCCGGCCCATCACCACCAAGCAAACGGTGAAGGGAGTCGAAAGCACCAGGCCGGGCGTCCCCCACATCCATGTCCAGAATACCGCCGCCACGATCAGCGCCACCGGCGAGACCCCGGTGCTGGCGCCGTAGAGCCACGGCTCGAGCACGTTATTGCTCACCAGTTCCAGCACGACAAACAGTCCGATCGTCAGCAGCGGCGTGTGCCAGTCCGGCGACACCGCCAGTGACAGCAGCACGGGAAAGACCGCCGCGATCCACGGGCCGATGTACGGGATGAATCGTAGCCCGGCGGCCAGCGCGCCCCACAACACCGCATTGGGCACGCCGATGAAATACAAGCCGATCGCCAGCGGAATCCCGTAGGTCACATTCACCACCAGCAGCATCAGCAGGTATTTCCGCACGCGGGTGCCCGCTTCATCGAAAGCCTTGGTGGTGGCACTGATACGTCCTTGCCCGATCAGCCGCAGCAGCCGTCCCCGCAGGTCTTCCCGCTTCAGCAGCATGAACGTCGTCAGCAGCAAAACCAAGGCCGCCGTTCCCAACGGGCCGGCGATCTGCCCCACCATGGTTTGCACGGTTTTTATTGGTCCACCTTCCGTCGGCCCCTCCACCACTTCTACCGGCATCGGGTCGCTAGTCGTGGGAGCTTCGCCGGAGGACTCATCCCCCTGCTTGCCCGGCAGCTCCTTTTTCAGGTCGTCCAATGTTTCGTTAAGCCGGCTGAGCACCCCGCCCGTGGGAGTCTGGAAGGAGCGCAACTTCGTGCGGATGTTTTCCTTATAACCCGGCAATTGGCCCGCAAGATCCACCGCTTGGCTGCCGATCATCCACCCTAGGGAGATCGTCGCCGCCAAGATCAGGGTCATCGCGGCAAGCACCGCCGTCACATTCCCCACCCACCGCTGCACCTTGTTCACCAGTGGGGTCAGCAGGAAGGTGATCAGCGCCGCCAACGCGAGCGGTATTAAAAATTCGCGGCCGAAATACAGTCCCGCCAGCAAGGCGGACGTCAGGCATACCGCAAAGATCCCCGACAGCGAATCGGCGGCGGGGCGGCGTTTATGGGGCGGGAGGCGGACAGTGCCGGTGGATGCCATGGGAGCGGGTATGATTTCCTTTTGCAGATTCGGGGCCGATTTCGCGAGGCCCTGTGGCTGGGGATTTCCCGGCATAACCCCATCGTTCCCAAGATGGAATGCACGACGCACGATGACCGGTAATGCATTATGCATCAGTCGCACTGACCTTGCGGTGTCACCTTTCTGCCGCTACGCAGAGCCCGTGTTTCCCGGCAAACCGGACCGCCCGTATTTCGAAAGCTGGCTGAGGCGCACCCGCAAGCAGCTCGCGGGCAGCGGCCGGCTCAGCGAAATCGCGCTTATCCTGTCCCGGGATGATGGCCGGACTCTTCAGGACTGGAGCACCTATCTGCGGGAGGTCCTTGAAAAGGAGGTCACTCCCTCGCTCGACCTGCTCACGAAAATCGACGCCATCCTCGCCAAGCCGGTGCGCTCGAAAGCGCCGCTCGAAACACCGCCCCTCTTCTGAGAGCTTGCTAAGATAAATTAATTATCAATCTTTTTAAAATTTCCCTTGCCCATGATCGCAGCTCATCGGAGAATACTTCCGACATGAAGCACTTTTCTTCACTTGCGATCGCGCTCTGCCTCGCCTCCACCGCCGCTCAAGCCGGTGAGCCGGCAGCAGCTCCTTCCTCCTATTCCCCGGCTCCCAGCAGCGGTCCGCTCTGGAGCTGGTTCGTCGGCGGTTCCGCTGGCTACTTCTTCGATGCCG
This window contains:
- a CDS encoding AI-2E family transporter, whose protein sequence is MASTGTVRLPPHKRRPAADSLSGIFAVCLTSALLAGLYFGREFLIPLALAALITFLLTPLVNKVQRWVGNVTAVLAAMTLILAATISLGWMIGSQAVDLAGQLPGYKENIRTKLRSFQTPTGGVLSRLNETLDDLKKELPGKQGDESSGEAPTTSDPMPVEVVEGPTEGGPIKTVQTMVGQIAGPLGTAALVLLLTTFMLLKREDLRGRLLRLIGQGRISATTKAFDEAGTRVRKYLLMLLVVNVTYGIPLAIGLYFIGVPNAVLWGALAAGLRFIPYIGPWIAAVFPVLLSLAVSPDWHTPLLTIGLFVVLELVSNNVLEPWLYGASTGVSPVALIVAAVFWTWMWGTPGLVLSTPFTVCLVVMGRHIPQLSFFSVMLGEEEALTPADDCYQRLLRRGEHDEIELADSFLKTKPLVELYDTVLIPVMIAAERDHQMASIDREQRDQIIHAMGDLVEELAERPALGAEGEQPPAVECHVCCLAARAERDEMAGSMLVHVLRQEGFEAEQLPARRVVSELIEALKRSQPDLVCVSVVAPSASGHARTLCRKVRNAFPDVKLAVGLWGKEDEMSESEASALREAGADEVFTEIAELIEYAGRVSSTLAKETVPASLPEDEDERLITLDRLGLVNTEREPVLDHVTAKLARVFDVPMTAITLVDRDRQWFKSHSGLPEQLVEEGGTPRDLSICGHVIAADGLVVIKDLKRDRRFAKNPMVVEHHIRFYAGAPIRMANGQTIGALCLMDTEPRSLTPQESRLLKANAAEVAEEIERLAEVTG